Within Anaerolineae bacterium, the genomic segment CTGCCGATGGTCTTCCTCGCCCAGCTCTGTCTTGGGCTATCGCAAGGGATCGGCTATCCCGTCCTGATGGGGATGAGCATCCAGAACGTGGCCGATGCCGAGCGCACGACGGCAATGGGGCTGCATCAGTCAGTATATGCCATCGGCATGTTTACCGGCCCCTGGCTGAGCGGTATCCTAGCGGACGTGATGGGCATCCGGCCGATGTTCGGGGTGACCGCCTTTGCTTGTCTTGCCTTAGGACTGTACGGCACAGGCCAGCTTAGAAAAGCATCGCGATAGTCATCCTTGAGTTCTGGAGAGGTAGCTATGAAGGATCGTGTAATGGAGGCGACGAAAGCGGAGAGAACCGAGACGGTGGAGGTGACGAGGCCCGCTCGTCCCTCTCATTTCATCCGAGACATCATTGAGGAAGACTTGCGGACCAACAAATGGGGGGGGCGCGTGCATACGCGGTTTCCGCCTGAGCCCAATGGTTACCTGCACATCGGACATGCCAAGTCCATCTGCCTCAATTTCGGCCTAGCGCAGGAATACGGCGGCCTCTGTAACTTACGGTTTGACGACACCAATCCCACGAAAGAGGACATCGAGTACGTGCAATCCATCCAAGAGGATGTGCGCTGGCTGGGGTTCGATTGGGAAGATCGGCTGTACTACGCGTCAGATTACTTCGAACAGCTCTACCAGTATGCTGTGCAACTGATCAAAATGGGCAAGGCCTATGTCTGCGACCTGAGCGCGGAGGAGATCAAAGCGTACCGCGGCACCCTGACCGAACCGGGTAAAGAGAGCCCATATCGGAACCGCTCCGTCGAGGAAAACCTGGATCTGTTCGAGCGCATGCGGGCTGGCGAGTTCCCCGATGGCTCGCGCACGCTGCGGGCCAAGATCGACATGGCATCGGGCAACCTGAACATGCGAGATCCGGTGATTTATCGCATCCTCCACGCCACCCATCACCGGACCGGCGACAAGTGGTGCATTTACCCGATGTATGATTTCGCCCATCCCCTTAGTGATGCGATCGAGGGGATCACCCACTCGATTTGCACGCTGGAGTTCGAGGACCATCGCCCCCTGTACGATTGGTTCCTCGACCAATTGGGGATCTACCATCCGCAGCAGATCGAGTTCGCCCGACTCAACCTCAGCTATACCGTACTCAGCAAGCGAAAGCTCCTGCGGCTAGTGCAGGAGGGACACGTGACCGGGTGGGATGACCCCCGGATGCCGACCATTGCCGGGATGCGTCGGCGTGGCTACACGCCAGAGGCGATTCGCGACTTCTGTGAGCGCATCGGCGTGGCCAAGAAAAACAGCATCGTGGACATCGCCCTACTGGAGCACTGCGTCCGGGAGGACCTCAACAAGCGCGCCCCGCGGGTAATGGCCGTCCTGCGCCCGCTGCGCGTGGTCATCGACAATTATCCAGAAGGCCTGGTCGAGGAAATGGAGGCCGTGAATAATCCGGAAGACCTCAGTATGGGGACGCGCAAGGTACCCTTCTCGCGAGTGCTCTATATCGAACGGGATGACTTCCGAGAGGATCCGCCCAAGCAATTCTACCGGCTGGCTCCCGGCCGCGAGGTGCGGCTGCGGTACGCTTATTTCATCAAGTGTGTGGACGTGGTGAAAGACCCACAAACCGGCGAGGTTGTCGAGCTGCATTGCACGTACGATCCGGCGACGCGTGGCGGAAACGCGCCAGATGGCCGCAAGGTCAAGGCGACGTTACATTGGGTCTCCGCAGCCCACGCGATCCCCGCCGAGGTGCGCCTCTACGACCGTCTCTTCACAGTCGAAGACCCTGACAACGCGGAGGAGGGCAAAGACTTTATGGCTTATCTGAACCCGAAGTCGTTGGAGGTGCTGGCGCCGTGCTGGGTCGAGCCGAGCTTGGCCAACGCGGCGCCGGGCAGCCGTTATCAATTCGAGCGGCTCGGCTACTTCTGCGTGGACTTGGTGGACTCCAAGCCAGGGAGGCTCGTGTTCAATCGGACAGTAACGCTCAAAGATGAATGGGCCAAGATCGAAAGCAAGCTTGAGAAAGCAGGCAGCTTATCCGCATCAGAAGGGCTCAGCTCATGACATCCCAACCTGTGCGCGTGCGGATGGCGCCTAGCCCTACCGGCTATTTCCACTTAGGCTCGGCGCGTACCGCGCTCTTCAACTGGTTGTACGCCCGCCACACTGGCGGCCGCTTTATCCTGCGCATTGAGGATACCGACCGCACTCGTTATCATCCGGAGGCCCTTGCCGATATCCTCGCCTCGCTGCGCTGGCTAAGTCTAGATTGGGATGAAGGTCCTGAGGTGGGCGGCGACTATGGTCCCTACTTCCAGTCGCAGCGCCTCCCGATTTACCAGGAATACGCTCGCAAGCTAGTAGCCGAGGGGCACGCTTACTACTGCTATTGCTCAGAAGAGCGGCTGACCGCGCTACGGGAGGAGCAGCGTAAACGCAAGCAGCCCATTGGCTATGACCGCCACTGCCGGCATCTGACGGCTGCCCAGCGCGCCGAGTACGAAGCGCAGGGCATCGTTCCCGTGATCCGCCTGAAGGTGCCCGACGAGGGCGAGATCACCTTTCACGACCTGATCCGGGGCGAGATCACTGTGGATGTGCGCACCCTAGATGACCTGGTGTTACTCAAATCCGACGGCTTCCCCACCTATCACTTGGCCAATGTAGTGGACGATCACTTGATGGAGATCACGCATATCCTGCGTGGGGATGAATGGCTGTCGTCGGTGCCCCGCCACATCCTGCTCTACCGGGCGTTCGGCTGGGAGCCGCCGGCGATGGCCCACCTGCCCTTGCTGCTCGATCCCAGCGGCAAGGGCAAAATGTCCAAGCGCAAGCCAGTGGTGGACGGCGTAGAATACCCCACGTTGATCCGAGACTTCCGCCAGGAAGGCTATCTGCCCGAGGCGATGTTTAACTTCCTGGCCTTGCTGGGATGGTCCTACGATCCTGCCAACGACCTCTTCACGCGAGAGCAGGCGATCGAGCGCTTCGACATCGTGGATATCAATCCGAAGCCGTCAGTGGTATCGTACAGCAAGCTGGAGTGGATGAACGGCGTGTACATCCGCCAGCTCTCTATCGAGGAGCTAACCCGTCGCCTGGTGCCGTTCCTGGCCAAGGGATTGGGTCTGACTGACGAGGAAGTCGCATGCCATCCAGGGCTGCCAGTGCTGGTGCCAGCGATCCAAGAGCGCCTCAAGAAGCTGTCCGATGCGGCCGAGTTGGTGGATTTCGCGTTCCGGGAGCCCGGCGAATATGACCCGCAAAGGCTGATCGGGCAGAAGATGACGGCGGCCGAATCGTTGGAAGCGCTGCGGGCGGCGCGGGAGGCCCTGGCTACGTTGCCGGAGTTCGCTGAAGGGCCGATGGAGACGGCGCTGCGTGAGCTGGCCGAACGCCTTGGCGTGAAGGCAGGGGCCCTGTTTGGCATCCTGCGCGTGGCTATCACAGGCAAACAGGTAGCGCCGCCGCTCTTCGCTAGCATCGTGGCCGTGGGACGTGAGCGCACCCTGGCCCGCTGTGACCGGGCGATCCGGCTATTAGAGCAACTGCTGTGATCAGCTTCCGGTTTGCTCCTAAAGTCTCCATATCGCTAAATGCCTCCCTGTGAGAAACGCGAGAGGAGAAAGCGGAGTACCTCATCACTTACCAGGGACGGCCCATCGTCATTTTGATGCCAGTGGACACTGAACGGGTGGAGGCCGCGATGGTGGAGATGGGCAGACGGGCCATCTCCGGCGGTTGGGCCGCCTATGCCCGGCTGGCAGAGGAAGTGCGCCGGACCTGGCCGCGGGACCATTCTGTTCAGGCGGTGCTGGATGAGGTACGGCGGTGATCTTTGTCGTAGACGCCAGCGTCCACTTGAACGCATTGAACCCTGCCGAGGCCAGTTCAACGGAGAGCCAGGCGTTGCTGAAGTGGCTCTTCGGTGAGCCCTGGCTCGTTGTCTCCCCGACGCTCCTCCTGATAGAGGTGGTCACGGCTGTGGCTCGGGTCTTCGACGACCCGACGCGAGGGCTGGCCGTAGCGGAGGCCGTTCGCGGCCTGCCGGGCCAGGTCTGGGTGTCATTGGACGAGAACCTAGCAAGGGAGGCTGCTCGGCTGGCAGCGGAACACCAGCTGCGAGGGGCGGATGGCGTCTACGCGGCGGTAGCCCATTGGTACGGGGCCGCTCTGATCACCCTGGATCGGCAGCAGTTGGAACGGCTGCACCCCAAGCTGTTAGTCCTCACCCCGGCCGAGGCCTTGGCTCGGCTGGAACAGCAAGCGCTAAAATAAATAAAAAAGGAGGCGCTAATGAGCGCCACACGGGATACGCCTGAGCTTTCTATCAACCTAGGACATTTGCAGGTTGAATCGCTCAAGGCCATTTCGCTCTTTGCCGGGGCAATCGGCTACAGTTGGCTCACCCTGGTGATCTGGCCGGTCACTGGCGCAAATGCCCCGCCGGCCGCCTGGATCGGCGGCGCTCTGCTAACCCTTGGTGCGATAGGCGGTTACCTGTTGAGAGACCGGTGTTTAAGCTCGGCATCTGCTTCGCTCATTGGTGGGATCGTCATCGCCGTCGCCTGCGCGCTGCTGGCATTCCGCCAGCCCAGCCTGGCTTATCTATTTGTCCTCCCCATTCTCTTCGCCAGTGTGCTCCTCAGCCAGGCTGCTATGTTCGGCGTCGCCGGCGGGGTGCACGTGCTGACCCTGGTCATCAATGTTGCTATCCTGCGACGTCCCCTTGCCTCCGTTGATGTACTTCTCCCCTTTGGAACGATCACCCTGGTCATGTTAGCCTCTTGGCTCTCTGCTCGCAACCTTTACACTGCGCTGGCTTGGGTGTGGCGCGGCTACGAGATTGCGCGCCAAAACGAGCAGATCGCCCGTGAGCGACAGGGCGAGCTGCGACGAGCGCTCAAGGCATTGGACGAGGCCACCTACCGTCTAGAGCGCGCCAACTACATGTTGACCATCGCTCGTGACCAGGCGGAGGAAGCCCGTCGCCTCAAGCAGCAGTTTGCCCAGACCATCAGCCATGAGCTGCGCACGCCGCTTAACCTGATCGTAGGCTTCACCGAGCTGATGGCACAGTCGCCGGAATATTATGGCAGCCCGCTTCCTCCAGCTTATGTGCGCGATCTGAGCATTGTGCACCGCAACGCTTGCCATCTGCAAACGCTGGTCAACGACGTGTTAGACCTGGCTCGCATCGAGGCGGCGCAGATGAGCCTGGTGCCGGAGGAGACCGATCCGGCGAGTCTAGTACGTGAGGCCGTGGCCACCGCGCGCAGCCTCGTGGAAGCGCGCGGCCTGGCCTTGCGCATGGAGATCGAGCCTGATTTACCTCGCCTGCGGGTGGACCCTACCCGCATCCGCCAGGTGCTGTTCAACCTGCTGAACAATGCGGCCCGCTTCACGGAGCGCGGCAGCGTTACCGTGAGCGTGCGTCGTCAGGAGGAAGAGGTGATCTTCGCTGTGACCGATACCGGGATCGGGATCGCCCCGGAGGACATCCCACGGATCTTCGAGGAGTTTCGGCAGCTCGATGGTTCCACGCGACGGCGGCAGGGCGGGGCCGGGCTAGGGCTGGCCATCAGCAAACGCTTCGTGGAGATGCACGGGGGGCGCATCTGGGTCGAGAGCCGAGTAGGCCAGGGGAGCACGTTCTACTTCAGCCTACCGGTGAGCCGAGAGGACAG encodes:
- a CDS encoding glutamine--tRNA ligase/YqeY domain fusion protein, with translation MEATKAERTETVEVTRPARPSHFIRDIIEEDLRTNKWGGRVHTRFPPEPNGYLHIGHAKSICLNFGLAQEYGGLCNLRFDDTNPTKEDIEYVQSIQEDVRWLGFDWEDRLYYASDYFEQLYQYAVQLIKMGKAYVCDLSAEEIKAYRGTLTEPGKESPYRNRSVEENLDLFERMRAGEFPDGSRTLRAKIDMASGNLNMRDPVIYRILHATHHRTGDKWCIYPMYDFAHPLSDAIEGITHSICTLEFEDHRPLYDWFLDQLGIYHPQQIEFARLNLSYTVLSKRKLLRLVQEGHVTGWDDPRMPTIAGMRRRGYTPEAIRDFCERIGVAKKNSIVDIALLEHCVREDLNKRAPRVMAVLRPLRVVIDNYPEGLVEEMEAVNNPEDLSMGTRKVPFSRVLYIERDDFREDPPKQFYRLAPGREVRLRYAYFIKCVDVVKDPQTGEVVELHCTYDPATRGGNAPDGRKVKATLHWVSAAHAIPAEVRLYDRLFTVEDPDNAEEGKDFMAYLNPKSLEVLAPCWVEPSLANAAPGSRYQFERLGYFCVDLVDSKPGRLVFNRTVTLKDEWAKIESKLEKAGSLSASEGLSS
- a CDS encoding PIN domain-containing protein, giving the protein MIFVVDASVHLNALNPAEASSTESQALLKWLFGEPWLVVSPTLLLIEVVTAVARVFDDPTRGLAVAEAVRGLPGQVWVSLDENLAREAARLAAEHQLRGADGVYAAVAHWYGAALITLDRQQLERLHPKLLVLTPAEALARLEQQALK
- a CDS encoding ATP-binding protein; this encodes MSATRDTPELSINLGHLQVESLKAISLFAGAIGYSWLTLVIWPVTGANAPPAAWIGGALLTLGAIGGYLLRDRCLSSASASLIGGIVIAVACALLAFRQPSLAYLFVLPILFASVLLSQAAMFGVAGGVHVLTLVINVAILRRPLASVDVLLPFGTITLVMLASWLSARNLYTALAWVWRGYEIARQNEQIARERQGELRRALKALDEATYRLERANYMLTIARDQAEEARRLKQQFAQTISHELRTPLNLIVGFTELMAQSPEYYGSPLPPAYVRDLSIVHRNACHLQTLVNDVLDLARIEAAQMSLVPEETDPASLVREAVATARSLVEARGLALRMEIEPDLPRLRVDPTRIRQVLFNLLNNAARFTERGSVTVSVRRQEEEVIFAVTDTGIGIAPEDIPRIFEEFRQLDGSTRRRQGGAGLGLAISKRFVEMHGGRIWVESRVGQGSTFYFSLPVSREDSPVSMGHLLRGAGAIPSECKGDRILLAVTRSPSAGTLLTRYVRGYRTVVVHDLEQAQRAARQLMPQTVVIDTACAALEPAQLEGLARAWGLPRTPFIACPLPGEEPLRERLAVDGYLVKPISRQSLWDMLRQFGEDVDRVLVIDDDRDFVRLVGRLLDSPIRRYQVISAYSGREGLEMMRVRRPDLVLLDLILPDMDGAQVVERIRSAPEWQHIPIVVISAQDEVNDVEALTGTVMLTKAGGFTPGEIVQWVQGVMEMAAKPRTHNIGSTLR
- the gltX gene encoding glutamate--tRNA ligase codes for the protein MTSQPVRVRMAPSPTGYFHLGSARTALFNWLYARHTGGRFILRIEDTDRTRYHPEALADILASLRWLSLDWDEGPEVGGDYGPYFQSQRLPIYQEYARKLVAEGHAYYCYCSEERLTALREEQRKRKQPIGYDRHCRHLTAAQRAEYEAQGIVPVIRLKVPDEGEITFHDLIRGEITVDVRTLDDLVLLKSDGFPTYHLANVVDDHLMEITHILRGDEWLSSVPRHILLYRAFGWEPPAMAHLPLLLDPSGKGKMSKRKPVVDGVEYPTLIRDFRQEGYLPEAMFNFLALLGWSYDPANDLFTREQAIERFDIVDINPKPSVVSYSKLEWMNGVYIRQLSIEELTRRLVPFLAKGLGLTDEEVACHPGLPVLVPAIQERLKKLSDAAELVDFAFREPGEYDPQRLIGQKMTAAESLEALRAAREALATLPEFAEGPMETALRELAERLGVKAGALFGILRVAITGKQVAPPLFASIVAVGRERTLARCDRAIRLLEQLL